TAAATCTTCCAGTATGAAATGATTTATAGCCCTTGTAGCTTTATGGAGATATAAAGAATCTAAAGCTTCTGTTACTTCTTTTGCAAGAGAATTAGCACGTGAAGTTATCCATCTGTCCTCATCTCTTAATTTAAGATCTTTTTCAGTGTACAGTGTTGGGTTGAAATTATCTATTGCCATGTAGGTAGTTGAAAATACATAAACATTCCAGAGAATATTGAACATTTTCTGAACGTTTTTAATCTCATCCCATGTAAATTTCAGGTCTTCCCATGGTTTATTTCCCCAGAGTAGATAAAATCTCAATATATCTGCTCCGTATTGTTCAATGACTTCTTCTGGTGCTACTACGTTTCCGAGGGATTTACTCATCTTTCTTCCCTCTTCATCGAGGGTAAATCCGTGCATTAAAACTTTTTTATAAGGTGCTTTGTCAAAAGATATTACTCCGCACCCTAATTGTGAATAGAACCATCCTCTAGTTTGATCATGTCCTTCTGTTATGAAATCGTAAGGGAACCATTCATCAAACATTTCTTTTTCTTCTGGATAATGTAGAGCTGCCCATCCTGCTACTCCTGAGTCTATCCATACATCTAAAACGTCAGGGACACGGTTCATGTCTCCCCCACATTCGCACTGGATTGTAATTTCATCAACATAAGGTCTGTGTATGAAATCTCCTTCGAGAGTTCCTTTAACTGTTTTCTCTTTTAACTCGTCGATGGACCCTATAACTGTTATTTCTCCACAGTCTTCACATCTCCAGATTGGAATTGGAATTCCCCAGTATCTCTGCCTTGATATTGTCCAGTCTCTTGCATTTTCAACCCAGTTACGGAACCTGCTTTCACCAGCCCATTCTGGAACCCATTCCACGTGGTCTAATTCTGATAACATTTTGTCTTTAATGTCTGTAACTTTAAGGAACCACTGCTGTGTTGCAAGGTATATAATGGGAGTTTTACATCTCCAGCAGAATCCGTACCTGTGATCAATTACCCCTTCTTTAAAGAGTAAACCGTGCACATCTAAATCAGCTATGATATAAGGGTCAGCTTCTTTTACGAATTCACCTTCATATTTTCCAGCTTCTTCTTTAAAAAGCCCTGCTTCGTCTACTGGGCAGAATATTGGTAAGCCGTATTTTTTACCAATATCAAAGTCGTCTGGACCGTGACCTGGAGCGGTATGAACGCAACCAGTACCTTCTGTTAAAGTTACATGTTCTCCTGGAAGTATTTTGTGCGTAAATTCTTTTTGGACAGGTATTTCATCTATAAGTGGGTGTTGATATTCAAGACCTTCAAGATCACTACCTTTCACTGTTTTAAGAATTTCATAATCCTGATCTTCAAATAAAGAGCTAACAAGGGCTTCTGCCATTATATAAACTTCGCCGTTAATATCAACATAAGCATAATCAAAATCAGGATGTACACATACTGCCATGTTAGCAGGGAGAGTCCATGGTGTTGTTGTCCATACAAGCACGTATTCATTGCCGTTTTCAGACTCTTTTAATGGGAATTTAACATAAATGGAAGGGTCTTCTTTATTTTCATAATCGATTTCTGCAAGTGCAAGTGCTGTTTCACATCGAGGGCACCATGTTATAACTCGGAGGTCATTTATAAGAAGGTCTTTCTCATTTGCTTTCTTCAGGGTCCACCAGCAGGATTCCATGTATTTGGTATCAAAAGTAACATAAGGGTTATCCCAGTCCATCCATACGCCCAGCATTTTAAATTGTTCGGTCATGAGGGCCTTATTTTCGATTGCAAATTCCTTACACTTTTCTACAAAATTGGCAATTCCTATTTTAGTTTCAATTTCCTTTTTACTTTTTAAACCGAGTAATCCTTCTACTTTATGTTCTATAGGAAGTCCGTGAGTATCCCATCCAGCCTGTCTACGCAGGTTGAAACCTGACATGCTTTTAAAGCGTAAAAAAGTGTCTTTTATGGTCTTATTCCATGCAGTTCCCAGGTGTATTTTACCACTACAATAAGGAGGGCCGTCTAAAAATGAAAATTTAGGGCTATTCTCTCTTAATTTATCTGTTTTTTGATATATACTGTTTTCATTCCAAAACTTTTGAATATCGTTTTCTATAAGCTTTGTATCGTATGATCTCTTGGCCTCTTTTATTGGCATTTTCATTCTCCTTGCGGTATTTATAAATTAAATATAAGAATCAGTTTTCTGTAAAAATTTTTGTACTTCATTACATTTTTTTCATTAATTTATTCTTGATCTATATCTGATTCGCAGATATTTAAAAGTTAACGCATATTTTTTGAGGTAATAGTATTTTTTTTGCGAAATAGAAAAAGATATAAATACCTTTAATCTTAACTAGTAGTGCATCCCCTATTACAACGATACTATTTTTAATACTGATCGTATCGCCTCCGGGGGGATGTTACACCTACTAATTTTTATATAATATCACTATACTAATTATGGCGCCCCGATCACCCTCTTGTTTGAACTCTCAAATGGGGCGTCAATTCTTATAAAAATTATAATTTTACCGAAAAGCTTATTAATAAGTTATAAAAAAGGATGAATTGCCACTCTCATTTTGGGAAGATTGAGTGGATGGCCATTAATTAAGTAATTTACCTATGTCTTTAGAGACATAGGTATTATACTGAAAAATTTTAGCTTAAAATTAAGATTTATTTGTAATTATATGCTAATTTTTTATATTTACCTTTAAAAAAAGTTTAAATTTAGTTTTAATATATATTATTTTAAAAATTAAAATATTGAGGGATATAATAAAGAATTTAGGGGGAGGTATTTGCCCCTTTTCTCAAGCTAGCTTGAGATCCCTGATTTAAAATATATTCACCCATGTTCCGCTGCTAATTGCATTGTTTGATTTACTTGACTCTGCTACATTGTTTTCTGAATCGACTACCATCTTACAGTAGTAAAGTCCTTTTGCTATAGTTGAAGGTATAGTTAATTTAGTGTACGCTGTATTTGATGCCCCTGCTTTAAGTGAACTAATGTATCGTCTACCAAGGTATGTGGAAGTTATTTTGCCTTTATAGTTTCGGTAGATGTAAATTTTGACATAAAATCCTCCTGATGAAATTTTTCCCTGGTTTTTCACTGTGTTCTTAATAGTCATTGTAGTTCCTCTTCTGTACGAAGTTGATCCTGCACTTACTGATGAAGCTACAAGATCAGGAAGGACTACGTTTATAGTGTTTGAATAGGCTTTTATATTGTTTGATTCGTCTGATTCAAATACTGCATTGGTTGAGTCAACTATTGCTCCAATATAATAGCTTCCCGATAGGCTGGATGGGACTGTAAAGTTTGTGTATTCTGTATTTGATGCACCTGCGTTAAGACCTGAGATATATCTCTGTCCTAGGTAGGTGTCAGATGTGGTAATAGTGCTGTCATTTGAGAGATAGAAGTTAACATAAAATCCTCCTGATGAAATTTTTCCCTGGTTTTTCACTGTGTTTTGGATGGTTATTTTGTCTCCTCTTTTGTATGTGGTTGTCCCAGTGCTTATTGATGTAATAACAAGATCAGGTGAACATACTTCTATGGTAGTTGAGAATGCTTTTATATTGTTTGATTCGTCTGATTCAAATACTGCATTGGTTGAGTCAACTATCGCCCCGATATAGTAATTTCCAGACGCATCATATGGGATTGTAAAGTTTGTGTATTCTATATTTGATATGCCCGCGTTGAGACCTCCTGATATGTATCTTTGTCCTAGGTAGGTGTCAGATGTGGTAATGGTGCTGTCATTTGAGAGGTAGAAGTTAACATAGAAACCTTTTGATGTGGAGCTTCCCTGGTTTTTCACTGTGTTTTGGATGGTTATTTTGTCTCCTCTTTTGTATGTGGTTGTCCCGGTGCTTATTGATGTAATAACAAGATCTGGAGTACATATATTTGTAGTAGTTGAAGATGCCACTATATTGTTTAATTTGTTTGTTTCGCATGTTTCATTTAGAGGGTCAACTACTGCTATGATATAATAGCTTCCAAAGATATTGGATGGAATTGTAAGATTTGTATACGATGTACTGGATGCACCGGCTTTGAGGCCTCCTGATATATATCGAGATCCTAAGTATTTATCAAGTGTAGTGCCGTCTTTTGAGAGATAGAAATAGACGTGGACTGGATTTGAGTTTTTGGTCCCTATATTTTTCACAGTATTTACTACTATCATTGATCCGCCTGTTTGAGCTGTAGCAGGCCCAGATACTGAAGGCATTGTGAGGTCGGCATCAGGTACAATCATTGCACCGCTGAATTTTATATTATTGTTTTCGTTAGATTCAGAAACGCTGTTATCGTACGCTGCATCCACCATAGCTATTATGTAATAATTGACGTTTGCTTTTAAATCAGATGGTAAGGTTATATTTGTCAGTGCACTATTTGATTTTCCGGCTGCTAGACTTGAAATGTAACGAGTATATTCAGGTTCTAATGTGAGGTCATCTGTCATGTATATGTCTTCATTACCGTTTCTATCATCAGTCCAAACGACTTTGTTATCATAGATAGCAGGGTCTATCTGGTTCTTTTTGTCTATAGTTAGCTGTCTTTCGATCCCAAGAGTTAAATCGTACAGGTATATGTCCCAGTTCCCGTTTCTGTTGTCCTGCCAGACTATTTTATCCCCGTAAATTGCAGGATTAATCTGGTTGGATGTATTATTGGTTATTTGGGTTTCAGCATCCGCAGGATCTTTAGAAAGGTCGTACATATATATGTCCCAGTTTTTTCTGGTTGTATTGTACTGCTGCCAAACAACGTTATCTCCATAAAGTGCAGGATTAGTCTGGTTTTCTGAAGATTGACATACTCGAGTTATATCTCCTGTAGAAAGATCATATGTATATATATTCCAGATACCGTCTCCATTATCTTGCTGCCATACAATGTAATTTCCATTAATATATGGATTAATATGGTTAGCACCGTCTTTTGTTATCTGGACGGTCCATTTTCCTTTAGGCATTGCAATATCCCCTGTAATTGAGAAGTCATATAGATATATGTCCCAATTTTTGGTGGTTGAGTTATACTGCTGCCAGACTATTTTATCATTGTAAATTTGAGGATTTATCTGATTCTCATTACTTGTATATAATCGATATATATCTGGTACATTTGGATCAATTGGATCATCTCTGCCTGGGACTTTATAACCTAAAATAGTCCAAGTACCGCTGTAGTTATACTGCCATACAATTACGTCTCCGTAAATTGCAGGATTGGCCTGACCGCCACTAAAAGTGGAAATATAACCGTCTTCTGTGCCTGTGATATTTTTCCAGTAAATATCTGCTCCTAATTGATCATATCTGTAATCAGACCAGACTACTTTATCTTCATAAATGGCCGCAGTACGCTGACTAGCAGGTTTTTTAACTACAGCATATTCATCCTGTATGTAATAGCCTACAGTGAATCCATTTGCTGCTTGATCACCTTGATTAGTCACAGTATCATTTATTGTTACTGTACTGCCTGGTGAAACATTACTTGTCACATTTACAGAAGTTAC
This window of the Methanobacterium veterum genome carries:
- a CDS encoding CARDB domain-containing protein codes for the protein MKRQLLILIIFSILTLITCGTASASPDLAVTSVNVTSNVSPGSTVTINDTVTNQGDQAANGFTVGYYIQDEYAVVKKPASQRTAAIYEDKVVWSDYRYDQLGADIYWKNITGTEDGYISTFSGGQANPAIYGDVIVWQYNYSGTWTILGYKVPGRDDPIDPNVPDIYRLYTSNENQINPQIYNDKIVWQQYNSTTKNWDIYLYDFSITGDIAMPKGKWTVQITKDGANHINPYINGNYIVWQQDNGDGIWNIYTYDLSTGDITRVCQSSENQTNPALYGDNVVWQQYNTTRKNWDIYMYDLSKDPADAETQITNNTSNQINPAIYGDKIVWQDNRNGNWDIYLYDLTLGIERQLTIDKKNQIDPAIYDNKVVWTDDRNGNEDIYMTDDLTLEPEYTRYISSLAAGKSNSALTNITLPSDLKANVNYYIIAMVDAAYDNSVSESNENNNIKFSGAMIVPDADLTMPSVSGPATAQTGGSMIVVNTVKNIGTKNSNPVHVYFYLSKDGTTLDKYLGSRYISGGLKAGASSTSYTNLTIPSNIFGSYYIIAVVDPLNETCETNKLNNIVASSTTTNICTPDLVITSISTGTTTYKRGDKITIQNTVKNQGSSTSKGFYVNFYLSNDSTITTSDTYLGQRYISGGLNAGISNIEYTNFTIPYDASGNYYIGAIVDSTNAVFESDESNNIKAFSTTIEVCSPDLVITSISTGTTTYKRGDKITIQNTVKNQGKISSGGFYVNFYLSNDSTITTSDTYLGQRYISGLNAGASNTEYTNFTVPSSLSGSYYIGAIVDSTNAVFESDESNNIKAYSNTINVVLPDLVASSVSAGSTSYRRGTTMTIKNTVKNQGKISSGGFYVKIYIYRNYKGKITSTYLGRRYISSLKAGASNTAYTKLTIPSTIAKGLYYCKMVVDSENNVAESSKSNNAISSGTWVNIF
- the ileS gene encoding isoleucine--tRNA ligase; the encoded protein is MPIKEAKRSYDTKLIENDIQKFWNENSIYQKTDKLRENSPKFSFLDGPPYCSGKIHLGTAWNKTIKDTFLRFKSMSGFNLRRQAGWDTHGLPIEHKVEGLLGLKSKKEIETKIGIANFVEKCKEFAIENKALMTEQFKMLGVWMDWDNPYVTFDTKYMESCWWTLKKANEKDLLINDLRVITWCPRCETALALAEIDYENKEDPSIYVKFPLKESENGNEYVLVWTTTPWTLPANMAVCVHPDFDYAYVDINGEVYIMAEALVSSLFEDQDYEILKTVKGSDLEGLEYQHPLIDEIPVQKEFTHKILPGEHVTLTEGTGCVHTAPGHGPDDFDIGKKYGLPIFCPVDEAGLFKEEAGKYEGEFVKEADPYIIADLDVHGLLFKEGVIDHRYGFCWRCKTPIIYLATQQWFLKVTDIKDKMLSELDHVEWVPEWAGESRFRNWVENARDWTISRQRYWGIPIPIWRCEDCGEITVIGSIDELKEKTVKGTLEGDFIHRPYVDEITIQCECGGDMNRVPDVLDVWIDSGVAGWAALHYPEEKEMFDEWFPYDFITEGHDQTRGWFYSQLGCGVISFDKAPYKKVLMHGFTLDEEGRKMSKSLGNVVAPEEVIEQYGADILRFYLLWGNKPWEDLKFTWDEIKNVQKMFNILWNVYVFSTTYMAIDNFNPTLYTEKDLKLRDEDRWITSRANSLAKEVTEALDSLYLHKATRAINHFILEDLSRWYVRLIRGRTWVEKEDPDKLGAYFTLYNALKLLIKTMAPITPHITEEIYQNLIKGVEEDAPESIHMEDWEFNEDLIDTELEENMDIVRDIIEACARGRDVARYKLRWPVSEIVVVSEDKKVLSAVESLKAVIMEQANTKEIIATDEFENLKIIAKPNLKTLGPRLRGDAPKVMKHLTEADGSEIKAVLDAEGSYSVEVDDRTIELGVDDILFETELPENLVSADFDSGNVFINTEVTEEILSEAMSRELIRRVQDMRKDLDLDVEANIQVFVECDEGFKELIKPFFDFISNEVRAEKLSFEAQEGDYTKEWKIEDENLKITIKKT